A portion of the Cryptomeria japonica chromosome 5, Sugi_1.0, whole genome shotgun sequence genome contains these proteins:
- the LOC131043405 gene encoding probable disease resistance protein At1g61300: MADPGFVPGMIGYAIHLALSQVIQCINVAIRCRKELDALKTMLLKIQLMNMEMQSYRKVLNSGRVSTSSDPPLPSAINTWLNELNALLDEASDLAQHCNVQSYWHLFSRYRTSRKVRRLIENVEKHLASTPSVAFLHQLQLHVTNQQLLEQIKVGKHSLNLHTSALAGTFGDLIPSNSSAAPSTKYIEEALIVGQDSSLTRLLQLIDSQQHKIVSRFGLVGKGGAGKTLLLKRLFNSDQVQSLFCNDLMLWLTISQNPSFSTLRNDLVKQIALKVNEILDSRDEDRVKIWLNESMRKQKFALFLDDVWETSAKSLLEELCVPHSALHNSNIIITTSRSKSVLSQLGVPPPSIIQMQDLTEDESWKLFSIHAFPHSDGVLPMSIDQEIARRVCNECGGLPLAIKVVGQAMAGVAQSNEWEFALQRLQNDVTHSLSSKLRLSYDALADLPGYGISLQLCFLCLAAFSEDEVIQAGLAMKYWIGEGLISGPDPVQIGEIYLILLADRCLIEPIHKDHDGKVINFRVHDVLHHFLAHQIAEKEEKCFFQARRDIGEFPAHECEGHIRISLMDNRLTKVPKAFGAPYIRSLLLAGNTSLTEIPKEVIESMTTLRVLDLSRTALQSLPKNVGSLKHLVCLRLCSVPIKKLPYSVGTLRNLQVLDLYQSDITQLPSSISQLTSLKILDVGSCKHLQCMPYGISNLRSLKYLNADGSRNLAWKKCRRGRLSINDLGTLNQLKWLMLSNKGEIVREGMFGTMKQMESLFLDLTDTEKLPNDMTAMSKLRTLWLACPHLIQIEDSFCGFKNMGNIRLFNCGKLKQVPPLQKLENLKHLQIVKCPNIVKFPEEFGKRGGFPKLEVFSVVEAEKLEQLPMVEEGALPLLKILTIMKCEALQRLPQCYWNLKSAEKIRVYGCSKVLHVMAEEEKFIKTQRKVQTITLSSMEIKTLEKRYYDILCRGEHFYYGEFWCSEMFQFLDNINRFWSLYVSK, encoded by the coding sequence ATGGCTGATCCTGGCTTCGTCCCTGGAATGATTGGTTACGCCATTCATTTGGCTCTGAGTCAGGTTATTCAATGCATCAATGTTGCCATCAGATGCAGGAAAGAGTTGGATGCTCTCAAAACCATGCTTCTCAAAATTCAATTAATGAACATGGAAATGCAAAGCTATAGAAAAGTTTTGAACTCTGGCAGAGTGAGTACATCCTCTGACCCTCCTTTGCCCTCCGCGATCAATACTTGGTTGAACGAATTGAATGCTCTTCTGGATGAAGCATCTGATTTGGCCCAGCATTGCAACGTACAATCATACTGGCATCTCTTTTCTCGTTACAGAACGAGCAGAAAGGTTAGGCGACTCATTGAAAATGTGGAAAAGCATCTAGCTTCCACGCCTTCCGTTGCTTTTCTGCATCAACTACAACTGCATGTGACAAATCAGCAACTTCTTGAGCAGATTAAAGTGGGGAAGCATTCTCTTAATTTGCATACTTCAGCACTTGCCGGCACATTTGGAGATCTCATTCCATCTAATTCTTCAGCTGCTCCAAGCACGAAGTATATTGAGGAGGCACTCATTGTCGGACAAGATTCTTCACTCACAAGACTTTTGCAGCTGATTGATTCACAGCAGCACAAAATTGTGTCTCGTTTCGGCCTTGTTGGGAAAGGCGGGGCCGGTAAGACTCTACTACTCAAACGACTCTTCAACAGTGACCAGGTACAGAGTCTCTTTTGCAATGACTTGATGCTTTGGCTTACTATTTCACAAAATCCATCTTTCAGTACCCTTAGAAATGATCTTGTGAAGCAAATAGCTcttaaagtaaatgaaatattggaCAGTAGAGATGAAGACCGTGTGAAAATTTGGCTGAATGAAAGCATGAGAAAACAAAAGTTTGCCCTGTTTTTAGACGATGTTTGGGAAACAAGTGCAAAATCCTTGTTAGAGGAACTGTGTGTTCCTCACTCTGCACTCCACAACTCAAACATCATCATTACCACTTCCAGAAGTAAGAGTGTGCTCTCACAGTTGGGTGTTCCGCCTCCATCAATCATCCAAATGCAAGATTTGACTGAGGATGAGAGCTGGAAATTGTTTTCTATCCATGCTTTTCCACACAGTGATGGAGTTTTGCCCATGAGCATTGACCAGGAAATAGCGAGGCGCGTTTGCAATGAGTGCGGGGGACTTCCATTAGCAATCAAAGTAGTCGGACAGGCAATGGCAGGTGTTGCTCAGTCAAATGAATGGGAATTTGCACTCCAGAGATTGCAGAATGATGTTACGCACTCGCTTTCAAGCAAGTTGAGATTAAGCTACGATGCTTTGGCCGACTTACCAGGCTATGGCATTTCCTTGCAGTTGTGCTTCCTCTGCCTCGCTGCTTTCTCAGAAGACGAAGTCATCCAGGCTGGACTTGCTATGAAGTACTGGATTGGAGAAGGGTTGATATCTGGGCCGGATCCTGTCCAAATTGGAGAGATATACCTCATTTTGTTAGCCGACCGATGTCTTATTGAACCAATCCATAAGGATCACGACGGAAAGGTGATCAATTTCAGGGTGCATGATGTATTGCACCACTTTTTAGCACACCAAATTGCTGAAAAGGAAGAAAAATGCTTCTTTCAGGCACGCAGAGATATAGGAGAGTTTCCCGCTCATGAATGTGAGGGACACATCAGAATTTCATTAATGGACAACCGTTTGACTAAGGTTCCAAAGGCATTCGGAGCTCCCTATATCCGGTCCTTGCTACTGGCTGGTAATACATCTTTGACGGAAATTCCTAAAGAAGTGATTGAGAGTATGACCACTCTCAGGGTCTTGGATTTGTCACGGACTGCCCTCCAGTCGTTGCCAAAAAATGTGGGAAGTTTGAAGCATTTAGTTTGTCTCAGATTATGCTCTGTTCCAATTAAGAAACTGCCCTACTCTGTCGGTACCCTTAGAAACCTTCAAGTATTGGATCTTTATCAATCTGATATTACACAACTCCCATCCAGCATTTCTCAGTTGACTTCCCTAAAAATTTTGGATGTTGGTTCATGTAAACATCTGCAGTGCATGCCTTATGGGATCTCAAACCTTAGGTCTCTGAAGTACCTGAATGCAGACGGTTCTCGAAATCTAGCATGGAAGAAGTGCAGAAGAGGTCGGCTTTCAATTAATGATTTGGGTACCCTAAACCAACTCAAATGGTTGATGCTTTCAAATAAGGGTGAAATAGTTCGAGAAGGAATGTTCGGAACCATGAAGCAAATGGAATCTCTATTTTTAGATCTGACAGATACAGAAAAGCTCCCCAATGACATGACTGCCATGTCTAAATTGAGGACACTCTGGCTAGCTTGTCCTCACTTAATCCAAATAGAGGATTCATTTTGTGGGTTTAAAAACATGGGCAACATTAGATTGTTCAACTGTGGCAAGTTGAAACAAGTACCTCCGTTGCAGAAGCTTGAGAATCTGAAGCATTTACAGATTGTTAAGTGCCCCAATATAGTGAAGTTCCCAGAAGAATTCGGAAAGCGGGGAGGATTTCCTAAGCTTGAGGTATTTTCAGTGGTGGAGGCAGAGAAATTAGAGCAGTTGCCAATGGTAGAGGAGGGAGCACTGCCTTTACTTAAAATATTGACAATAATGAAGTGTGAGGCATTGCAGAGGTTACCACAGTGTTATTGGAATTTGAAGAGTGCAGAGAAGATAAGAGTGTATGGTTGCTCAAAGGTTCTTCATGTCATGGCAGAGGAAGAAAAATTTATCAAGACACAGCGTAAGGTGCAAACAATAACATTATCAAGCATGGAAATTAAGACATTGGAAAAGCGTTATTATGATATCCTTTGCCGGGGTGAACATTTTTATTATGGTGAATTTTGGTGTAGCGAGATGTTTCAGTTTTTGGATAATATTAATCGATTTTGGTCTTTATATGTGTCAAAATAA